The following coding sequences are from one Asterias amurensis chromosome 8, ASM3211899v1 window:
- the LOC139941049 gene encoding methylated-DNA--protein-cysteine methyltransferase-like isoform X2, whose amino-acid sequence MTNICKCSKAVLQTPIGPICVTACNVGVHSIKLTAATELPTGHDDRVTTSITEAPDHWPAALRECTDWLAVYFKNAEAAYQRPLPPFHKPDAKPETFTYRVWETLTSQVPCGQTVSYAQLAAMAGNNKACRAVGGAMRANQIAILMPCHRVTASGGGLGNYMSGNGNALKKWLLDHEGATFK is encoded by the exons ATGACCAATATTTGCAAGTGCAGTAAGGCAGTCCTCCAAACACCAATCGGTCCAATTTGTGTGACGGCTTGCAATGTTGGAGTTCATTCCATCAAGTTAACAGCTGCTACGGAACTACCCACGGGTCACGATGACAG GGTTACGACATCAATTACAGAGGCGCCTGACCATTGGCCAGCTGCCCTGAGAGAGTGCACCGATTGGCTAGCGGTGTACTTCAAAAATGCTGAAGCAGCCTATCAAAGACCTCTGCCTCCGTTTCACAAGCCAGATGCAAAACCAG AAACCTTTACCTACAGAGTGTGGGAGACGCTAACAAGTCAAGTTCCTTGTGGCCAAACCGTCTCCTATGCCCAGCTGGCAGCCATGGCTGGAAACAACAAAGCCTGTCGAGCTGTAGGGGGCGCTATGCGAGCCAACCAGATTGCGATTCTCATGCCTTGCCACCGAGTGACGGCTAGTGGGGGTGGTCTTGGCAACTACATGTCCGGCAACGGGAACGCTTTGAAGAAATGGCTTCTTGATCATGAAGGGGCGACTTTCAAATAG
- the LOC139940629 gene encoding tetratricopeptide repeat protein 1-like: MASEFESGFARETSPSGKTAPPVDESDSDDEFYDALAAENNAADGVAGEENAGKIVDNLIQSQLLQESVDIQKEDNFKEDEIKTDDSLSFLIREEDRSELSEKEVETDPNRTGEVTRESDDAESRDGLGAEETEPPKEDEEDNGGIVSDDEGKKEMEEQMTEEDKQVQRAEAQTHKTQGNELFKLGEFADAVYNYSQALKLCPLCFKKDRSIMYANRAACKIRQERFESAIKDCNKALELNPVYLKVVLRRAHTYEVTDKLEDALKDYERAFQLDPGCYEARAACMRLPDQIKERNEKLKEEMMSKLKDLGNLCLRPFGLSTNNFQLNQDPNTGSYSVNFSQNPGKTNGK, from the exons ATGGCCTCTGAATTTGAGAGCGGTTTTGCCAGAGAAACTTCCCCCTCAGGGAAAACGGCGCCCCCTGTGGATGAAAGTGATTCGGATGATGAATTCTATGATGCGTTAGCTGCGGAAAACAATGCAGCTGATGGTGTCGCCGGGGAGGAGAATGCCGGCAAGATTGTGGACAATCTTATCCAGTCACAACTCTTGCAGGAATCAGTTGACATTCAAAAGGAAGATAATTTTAAAGAGGATGAAATCAAAACTGATGATTCGTTGAGCTTTCTTATACGAGAGGAAGACAGGTCTGAACTCTCTGAGAAGGAGGTTGAGACAGATCCAAACAGAACTGGTGAAGTGACACGAGAATCCGATGATGCAGAGAGTCGGGATGGGTTAGGAGCAGAAGAAACGGAGCCACCCAAGGAAGATGAGGAGGACAATGGGGGCATTGTTTCAGATGACGAGGGCAAGAAGGAGATGGAGGAACAAATGACGGAGGAAGACAAACAG GTTCAAAGGGCAGAGGCGCAAACTCATAAGACACAAGGCAATGAGTTATTCAAACTTGGAG AATTTGCAGATGCTGTATACAACTACAGTCAAGCACTCAAACTTTGTCCGCTGTGTTTTAAAAAAGATCGTTCCATAATGTATGCCAACAGAGCAGCCTGCAAAATCCGACAG GAACGTTTTGAGAGTGCCATTAAGGACTGTAATAAAG CATTGGAGTTAAACCCAGTGTACTTGAAGGTTGTTTTGAGGCGGGCACATACCTATGAAGTAACAGACAAGCTGGAGGATGCATTAAAGGACTACGAGAGAGCCTTTCAACTAGACCCTGGTTGCTACGAGGCAAGAGCTGCTTGCATG CGTCTTCCAGATCAGATCAAGGAGCGTAATGAGAAACTAAAAGAAGAAATGATGTCCAAGCTGAAGGACCTGGGAAACCTCTGCCTGCGTCCATTTGGATTGTCCACGAATAACTTTCAACTCAACCAAGACCCGAACACTGGCTCATATTCTGTGAACTTTTCTCAGAACCCCGGCAAGACTAACGGAAAGTAG
- the LOC139941048 gene encoding small ribosomal subunit protein mS26-like yields MFPRCCLVLNRVAGVAGSWDPTLSAVTFQCVRWRKQRTDPRAKSKMNYRRIPTPIDPWEHDFLLKKNRHYACITRAMKKMFIEEISKNTLETAEGGSTEERAQKEREEYLQMLKWNDQENARTRLIREERLTEERRLKEENRLEKMIRMEEEKKQSLEELAERVIQEKEASKSYITLDNVDEAIERVMDNTKDFNFMISKTGDILLPEGTPWESLTARKDPDPAAEEDRPQELTQQL; encoded by the exons ATGTTTCCAAGATGCTGTTTGGTTTTAAATCGTGTTGCAGGGGTTGCCGGATCTTGGGACCCAACGCTGAGTGCAGTGACTTTTCAGTGTGTTCGCTGGCGAAAACAGCGAACAGATCCGAGAGCCAAATCCAAGATGAACTACAGAAGAATTCCGACACCAATTGATCCGTGGGAGCATGATTTTCTTTTGAAGAAGAACCGACATTATGCATGTATTACGAGAGCGATGAA aaaaatGTTTATTGAGGAGATTTCTAAGAATACACTTGAAACGGCAGAGGGCGGGTCAACTGAAGAAAGAGCCCAGAAAGAGAGGGAAGAATATCTCCAAATGCTGAAGTGGAATGATCAAGAGAACGCACGGACCAGACTGATCAG AGAGGAGAGACTGACTGAGGAGAGACGTCTCAAGGAAGAAAATAGATTGGAGAAGATGATCAGAATGGAGGAGGAGAAGAAACAGAGTCTTGAGGAGTTGGCGGAGAGAGTTATACAGGAAAAG GAAGCCAGTAAGTCGTACATCACACTGGACAATGTTGACGAGGCCATAGAGAGAGTCATGGATAACACCAAGGACTTTAACTTCATGATCAGTAAGACTGGCGACATCCTGCTCCCGGAGGGTACACCATGGGAAAGTCTCACTGCGAGGAAGGACCCAGACCCTGCGGCAGAAGAGGACCGTCCACAGGAACTCACACAGCAATTATAG
- the LOC139940627 gene encoding uncharacterized protein: MCDVHGIIHQFKHFKGAHWHCYHCHNGFNRRDEAMKHYKQHFRNPQTTLQIVVAQDVNQTMASYTSQVANSTSLESHLIVQSMEGRIDRVDTSPGYEENSGQQIECVGSDVPSQSTDNGEETIVLIEIPEGSEKEDIGTAACFSEHSGAINLTLLQEKERLEKQLQEERRKWNKTEQKMKDTIERLRAKVKYFSNTNTALKQQLTAMHSSSLKRLTNGTVQQSMLQELVQHLSEEHTQLLHHHLAQLRLYAEVGELSKTVSSEEESVSTADGDLVPADLGSIQSQNIQGIMMMPTDSVSTLENMEQTVVMTITSENDLVESQVEGNIQTKDSLSELQNDVQMLSNDDKVSYELSASGLSSTGNTCDSANTPQEFDKHKRLKLILSDGTAAKIFSTASLDKRSFEDDVPSGEPPLKRGRTRIFKVN; encoded by the exons ATGTGTGATGTCCACGGAATCATCCATCAGTTCAAACACTTCAAGGGTGCCCACTGGCATTGCTACCACTGTCATAATGGGTTCAATAGACGAGATGAGGCTATGAAGCATTATAAACAACACTTCCGCAACCCACAGACCACGCTACAAATTGTTGTTGCTCAG GATGTGAACCAAACGATGGCATCCTACACCAGCCAAGTTGCAAACAGCACTAGCTTGGAGTCGCACCTCATTGTACAGTCTATGGAGGGAAGAATAGATAGGGTTGACACATCCCCAGGCTATGAGGAAAACAGTGGGCAACAAATTGAGTGTGTGGGAAGTGATGTTCCTAGTCAGAGCACTGACAATGGAGAGG AAACAATAGTGCTGATTGAGATCCCCGAAGGGTCTGAGAAAGAAGATATAGGTACAGCTGCCTGCTTCTCAGAGCACAGTGGCGCCATCAATCTCACACTCTTGCAGGAGAAGGAACGGCTTGAGAAACAACTACAAGAGGAGAGGAGAAAGTGGAATAAGACAGAGCAGAAGATGAAGGACACTATAGAGAGATTGAGGGCTAAG GTCAAATATTTCTCCAACACAAACACAGCCTTGAAACAGCAGCTGACTGCTATGCACTCTTCCAGTCTGAAGCGTCTAACAAATGGCACAGTTCAGCAGTCCATGCTGCAGGAGCTGGTGCAGCATCTATCAGAGGAGCACACACAACTACTTCACCATCATCTGGCACAGCTGAGACTCTATGCTGAAGTGGGTGAGCTTTCCAAGACAGTGTCAAGTGAGGAAGAGTCAGTCTCAACGGCAGATGGGGATCTGGTACCAGCAGATCTTGGCAGTATCCAATCTCAAAACATTCAAGGTATTATGATGATGCCTACAGACTCTGTTAGCACCCTGGAAAACATGGAGCAGACAGTTGTCATGACTATCACATCAGAGAATGACTTGGTTGAGAGCCAAGTAGAGGGGAACATCCAGACCAAAGACTCGCTCTCTGAGCTTCAGAATGATGTCCAGATGCTCTCCAATGATGACAAGGTGTCGTATGAACTTTCAGCCAGTGGTTTGTCATCGACTGGCAATACATGCGATTCTGCAAATACTCCACAAGAGTTTGACAAGCACAAGAGATTGAAATTGATTTTATCAGATGGCACGGCAGCCAAAATATTCAGTACAGCCAGCTTGGACAAACGGTCTTTTGAGGATGACGTTCCAAGTGGTGAACCTCCTCTTAAGAGAGGCAGGACTAGAATTTTTAAGGTGAATTGA
- the LOC139941049 gene encoding methylated-DNA--protein-cysteine methyltransferase-like isoform X1 has translation MIFSKKMTNICKCSKAVLQTPIGPICVTACNVGVHSIKLTAATELPTGHDDRVTTSITEAPDHWPAALRECTDWLAVYFKNAEAAYQRPLPPFHKPDAKPETFTYRVWETLTSQVPCGQTVSYAQLAAMAGNNKACRAVGGAMRANQIAILMPCHRVTASGGGLGNYMSGNGNALKKWLLDHEGATFK, from the exons ATGATAT TCTCCAAGAAAATGACCAATATTTGCAAGTGCAGTAAGGCAGTCCTCCAAACACCAATCGGTCCAATTTGTGTGACGGCTTGCAATGTTGGAGTTCATTCCATCAAGTTAACAGCTGCTACGGAACTACCCACGGGTCACGATGACAG GGTTACGACATCAATTACAGAGGCGCCTGACCATTGGCCAGCTGCCCTGAGAGAGTGCACCGATTGGCTAGCGGTGTACTTCAAAAATGCTGAAGCAGCCTATCAAAGACCTCTGCCTCCGTTTCACAAGCCAGATGCAAAACCAG AAACCTTTACCTACAGAGTGTGGGAGACGCTAACAAGTCAAGTTCCTTGTGGCCAAACCGTCTCCTATGCCCAGCTGGCAGCCATGGCTGGAAACAACAAAGCCTGTCGAGCTGTAGGGGGCGCTATGCGAGCCAACCAGATTGCGATTCTCATGCCTTGCCACCGAGTGACGGCTAGTGGGGGTGGTCTTGGCAACTACATGTCCGGCAACGGGAACGCTTTGAAGAAATGGCTTCTTGATCATGAAGGGGCGACTTTCAAATAG